The Prochlorococcus sp. MIT 1300 genome has a window encoding:
- a CDS encoding DUF2862 domain-containing protein codes for MFEPINLKIGTTVRILPEEVGDRLPAKLLKLLSDDPLGICLNYKITDGQGIGYVVQLGDGSISWFFAHELQSLDSLEITFPPNVQRLKQEVPSGLRITSNTVIELLNPLNFLRWLNYSLKDIF; via the coding sequence ATGTTCGAGCCAATTAATTTAAAAATTGGAACTACGGTAAGAATCCTGCCTGAGGAAGTTGGAGATCGATTGCCTGCGAAGTTATTAAAACTGCTTTCTGACGATCCCTTGGGGATTTGCTTGAACTACAAGATTACTGATGGGCAAGGTATTGGATATGTTGTTCAGTTAGGTGATGGCTCTATTAGTTGGTTTTTTGCCCATGAATTGCAAAGCCTTGATTCCTTGGAGATAACCTTTCCCCCTAATGTTCAGAGATTAAAGCAAGAAGTCCCAAGCGGGCTGAGAATCACTAGTAACACAGTTATTGAACTGTTAAACCCATTAAATTTTTTGCGATGGCTAAATTATTCCCTTAAGGATATTTTCTAG
- a CDS encoding DUF2214 family protein: MAVAPITSPNLITSAGVAYIHYVSFMLCFGALVFERIRLKAAPNREEAISMVFADVIYGLAGIALLVSGILRVKYFGQGGDFYTHNPLFWFKVGLFIVVGLLSLYPTITYILWALPLSKGKLPEVSEKLASRLRIIINIELVGFASIPFLATLMTRGIGL; encoded by the coding sequence ATGGCTGTTGCTCCTATTACCTCTCCTAATTTAATTACAAGTGCAGGAGTTGCTTATATACATTATGTCAGCTTCATGCTTTGTTTTGGGGCTTTAGTCTTTGAGAGAATACGTCTAAAGGCCGCTCCTAACCGTGAGGAGGCTATTTCAATGGTTTTTGCTGATGTTATTTATGGCCTTGCTGGGATAGCGCTTTTGGTTAGTGGGATTTTGAGGGTAAAGTATTTTGGTCAAGGTGGAGATTTTTATACACATAATCCACTCTTTTGGTTTAAGGTCGGACTTTTCATTGTCGTTGGCTTGCTATCACTTTATCCAACTATCACTTATATACTTTGGGCACTCCCATTAAGCAAGGGCAAGTTACCTGAGGTTAGTGAAAAACTTGCTTCAAGACTAAGAATAATAATTAATATAGAGCTTGTAGGTTTTGCATCCATTCCCTTTTTGGCTACCTTAATGACTAGAGGAATTGGCCTATAG
- a CDS encoding chlorophyll a/b-binding protein, translated as MNENAELQNGRWAMIGIFAAIGTYAFTGQIIPGIF; from the coding sequence ATGAACGAAAACGCTGAACTTCAGAATGGCCGCTGGGCAATGATTGGCATTTTTGCCGCGATTGGAACCTACGCCTTCACTGGTCAAATCATTCCTGGTATTTTCTAA
- a CDS encoding chlorophyll a/b-binding protein, producing the protein MTSSSYTTTEDGNRQNMFASEVRLQPVENYKGYSKEAELANGRWAMIGFIALIGAYVTTGNIVPGIF; encoded by the coding sequence ATGACATCTTCTTCTTATACAACGACGGAAGACGGCAACCGTCAAAACATGTTTGCTTCTGAAGTCAGACTTCAGCCAGTAGAAAACTACAAGGGCTATTCCAAAGAAGCAGAACTCGCCAATGGTCGCTGGGCAATGATTGGTTTTATTGCACTAATCGGAGCCTATGTAACCACTGGGAACATAGTCCCTGGAATCTTCTAA
- a CDS encoding high light inducible protein, whose product MKQPQKTKTVVEPEKLIAERINGWAAMLGFFAAIGAYLTTGQIIPGVV is encoded by the coding sequence ATGAAGCAACCTCAAAAAACTAAAACTGTTGTCGAGCCTGAAAAGCTCATAGCAGAACGCATCAATGGATGGGCCGCAATGCTTGGCTTCTTTGCAGCTATTGGCGCCTACTTGACCACAGGGCAAATCATTCCTGGTGTTGTATAA